One Natrinema salaciae genomic region harbors:
- a CDS encoding ammonium transporter encodes MEPTLLQSDVEVLAEGINLVWVLTVTFLIFFMHAGFAMLEAGQVRSKNVANQLTKNLLTWSVGVTVFFLIGVGVEGVVAGNGFAPGFDVANVNEWASVWLFGAVFAMTAATIVSGAVAGRAKLRAYILYTFLLAAVIYPVVTGLTWAGELLSYNGVLFDDFAGGMIVHGMGGIAGLTAAWMLGPRLDRYNEDGSANVIPGHSLTFAVLGTLILAFGWYGFNVGTAAEVITVTDDGLALGDFAYVGRVAMTTTIAMACGAMGAGLVAWLKTGKVDTLYVANGLLAGLVGITAIPHASTWWGAFLVGGLAGAQLPLVFGFVENYLKIDDVCAVFPVHGSAGVLGTLLLPVVASPEYMSGISGSRVDVFIAQIVGVAVIAVWTIAATALVWGGLKAIGQARVTPEHERDGLDVSEHGVDTYPEFGQPDVATDGGERFGDSRTSSELRTDGGSSDEIVRTDGGEPNDGRIKMVTAIVRPDRLGEIKQSLAEAGAPSLTVTNVSGRGSQPAKKGQWRGEEYTVDLHQKVKIECVVADIPAEEVVEAIREGAETGEPGDGKIFVMPVESAMQIRTGKTGPDAV; translated from the coding sequence ATGGAACCGACGCTGTTGCAGTCGGACGTGGAAGTTCTCGCGGAAGGCATCAACCTCGTGTGGGTGCTGACGGTGACGTTCCTGATCTTCTTCATGCACGCCGGCTTCGCGATGCTCGAAGCGGGGCAGGTGCGCTCGAAGAACGTCGCGAACCAGCTGACGAAGAACCTGCTGACCTGGTCGGTCGGCGTGACGGTGTTCTTCCTGATCGGCGTCGGCGTCGAGGGAGTCGTTGCCGGAAACGGATTCGCTCCCGGGTTCGACGTCGCGAACGTGAACGAATGGGCCAGCGTCTGGCTGTTCGGCGCCGTCTTCGCGATGACGGCCGCGACGATCGTCTCCGGGGCGGTGGCCGGCCGCGCGAAGCTCCGCGCGTACATCCTGTACACCTTCCTGCTGGCCGCGGTAATCTACCCGGTCGTCACCGGACTCACCTGGGCGGGCGAGCTGCTGTCGTACAACGGCGTGTTGTTCGACGACTTCGCCGGCGGGATGATCGTCCACGGGATGGGCGGCATCGCCGGACTCACCGCCGCCTGGATGCTCGGGCCGCGCCTCGACCGGTACAACGAGGACGGCTCCGCGAACGTCATTCCGGGTCACTCGCTGACCTTCGCCGTACTCGGAACGCTCATCCTCGCGTTCGGGTGGTACGGCTTCAACGTCGGCACCGCCGCGGAGGTCATCACGGTTACCGACGACGGGCTGGCGCTCGGCGACTTCGCCTACGTCGGTCGCGTCGCCATGACCACGACGATCGCGATGGCCTGTGGAGCGATGGGTGCCGGACTCGTCGCGTGGCTCAAGACCGGGAAAGTCGACACGCTGTACGTCGCAAACGGGCTGCTAGCGGGCCTCGTCGGGATCACCGCGATCCCACACGCGTCGACCTGGTGGGGTGCGTTCCTCGTCGGCGGCCTGGCGGGGGCGCAGCTCCCGCTCGTCTTCGGGTTCGTCGAGAACTACCTGAAGATCGACGACGTCTGTGCGGTCTTCCCCGTCCACGGCTCGGCCGGCGTCCTCGGGACGCTGCTGCTCCCGGTCGTGGCCTCGCCCGAATACATGAGCGGGATTAGCGGGAGTCGGGTCGACGTGTTCATCGCGCAGATCGTCGGCGTCGCCGTCATCGCCGTCTGGACGATCGCCGCGACCGCACTCGTCTGGGGCGGGCTCAAGGCGATCGGCCAGGCCCGCGTCACGCCCGAACACGAGCGTGACGGGCTCGACGTCTCCGAACACGGCGTCGACACCTACCCCGAGTTCGGGCAGCCCGACGTCGCTACCGACGGCGGCGAGCGATTCGGCGACTCGCGCACCTCGTCGGAACTCCGTACCGACGGCGGCAGTTCGGACGAGATCGTCCGCACCGACGGCGGCGAGCCGAACGACGGACGGATCAAGATGGTCACGGCGATCGTTCGTCCGGACCGACTCGGTGAGATCAAGCAGTCGCTGGCCGAAGCCGGCGCGCCGTCGCTGACGGTCACCAACGTCTCCGGCCGCGGCTCCCAGCCCGCGAAGAAGGGGCAGTGGCGCGGCGAGGAGTACACGGTCGACCTCCACCAGAAGGTCAAGATCGAGTGCGTCGTCGCCGATATCCCGGCCGAAGAGGTCGTCGAGGCCATCCGTGAGGGGGCCGAAACCGGCGAACCCGGCGACGGCAAGATCTTCGTCATGCCCGTCGAGAGCGCGATGCAGATCCGCACCGGCAAGACCGGTCCCGACGCCGTCTGA
- the hemB gene encoding porphobilinogen synthase: protein MDLTHRPRRLRQDRVRGLVSETSLAPADLIAPVFVDATTHERVPIESMPGHERVPTGEIVARVEEILETGVEAVMLFGIPTSKDPEGTRAWADDGVVQEALRRITSETDAYVITDVCLCEYTDHGHCGPLEEELRGESAVAEAGPACEPTTTVDNDATLAALEKIVTSHARAGADMVAPSGMMDGMVGIIRDALDREGFEHVPIMSYAAKYESAFYGPFRDAADGAPAFGNRRHYQMDPANSREALREVRLDAEQGADVMMVKPALPYLDIVSAVRREFDHPVAAYNVSGEYAMLHAAAEKGWLELEEVAAESLLSIKRAGADLILTYFAEDVAARL from the coding sequence ATGGATCTCACACATCGCCCCCGGCGGCTCCGACAGGACCGGGTTCGCGGCCTCGTCAGCGAGACGAGCCTCGCGCCCGCCGACCTGATTGCCCCGGTGTTCGTCGACGCGACGACCCACGAGCGCGTCCCGATCGAGTCGATGCCCGGCCACGAGCGCGTCCCGACCGGCGAGATCGTCGCCCGCGTCGAGGAGATCCTCGAGACCGGCGTCGAGGCCGTCATGCTCTTCGGGATTCCGACGTCGAAGGACCCCGAGGGAACCCGCGCCTGGGCCGATGACGGCGTCGTACAGGAGGCGCTACGCCGGATCACGAGCGAGACCGACGCCTACGTCATCACCGACGTCTGCCTCTGTGAGTACACCGACCACGGTCACTGCGGGCCGCTCGAGGAAGAACTGCGAGGCGAGAGCGCCGTCGCCGAGGCCGGTCCCGCCTGCGAACCGACGACGACCGTCGACAACGACGCGACGCTCGCCGCGCTCGAGAAAATCGTCACCTCGCACGCCCGTGCGGGTGCCGACATGGTCGCGCCGAGCGGGATGATGGACGGCATGGTCGGGATCATCCGCGACGCCCTCGACCGCGAGGGGTTCGAGCACGTTCCGATCATGAGCTACGCGGCCAAGTACGAGAGCGCGTTCTACGGGCCGTTCCGGGACGCCGCCGACGGCGCGCCCGCCTTCGGCAACCGACGACACTACCAGATGGATCCCGCGAACTCCCGCGAAGCCCTGCGGGAGGTCCGACTGGATGCCGAGCAGGGCGCGGACGTGATGATGGTCAAGCCCGCGCTGCCGTACCTCGACATCGTCAGCGCCGTCCGCCGGGAGTTCGACCATCCCGTCGCCGCCTACAACGTCTCCGGCGAGTACGCCATGCTCCACGCCGCCGCCGAGAAGGGCTGGCTCGAACTCGAGGAGGTCGCCGCGGAATCGCTGCTGTCGATCAAACGGGCTGGGGCGGACCTGATCCTCACGTACTTCGCGGAGGACGTCGCGGCGCGACTGTAG
- a CDS encoding TrmB family transcriptional regulator: MSNAEEAVATLEELGLTEYEARCFVALVRLSKGTAKEISQVADIPRSRVYDTIERLDRKGLVSVQQTEPREYKAVSVDTACRRIREDYDSRINAAENALGQLEEPDSRDDEGMWAITQKEHVTERIVMFLQEAEDTIHYLVPATDVAEQRILEDLASAADRGVDVYIEVPTEEDRETFAAAAPVADVVVAPDLGTTNEVYSEWPAQLLLVDQQAIVAAGIKESELPDVVNEMAIWTYGRDHGFAVWIRELLDDRLGDR, translated from the coding sequence GTGTCAAACGCCGAGGAAGCGGTCGCCACCCTCGAGGAACTTGGCCTGACGGAGTACGAGGCCCGCTGTTTCGTGGCGCTCGTCCGCCTCTCCAAGGGCACCGCCAAGGAGATCAGCCAGGTCGCTGATATCCCCCGGTCGCGGGTGTACGACACCATCGAACGCCTCGATCGGAAGGGGCTGGTCAGCGTCCAGCAGACCGAACCACGCGAGTACAAGGCCGTCTCGGTCGACACGGCGTGTCGGCGAATCCGCGAGGACTACGACTCACGGATCAACGCCGCCGAGAACGCGCTCGGTCAACTCGAGGAACCGGACTCGCGGGACGACGAGGGGATGTGGGCGATCACGCAGAAGGAACACGTCACCGAACGCATCGTCATGTTTCTCCAGGAGGCCGAGGACACGATTCACTACCTCGTCCCGGCGACCGATGTGGCCGAACAGCGGATCCTCGAGGATCTCGCGTCGGCAGCCGACCGCGGCGTCGACGTCTATATCGAAGTCCCGACCGAGGAGGATCGGGAGACGTTCGCGGCCGCGGCTCCGGTTGCGGACGTCGTCGTCGCACCCGATCTCGGGACGACGAACGAGGTCTACTCCGAGTGGCCGGCCCAGTTGCTACTGGTCGATCAGCAAGCGATCGTCGCGGCCGGGATCAAGGAGAGCGAACTCCCGGACGTCGTCAACGAGATGGCCATCTGGACCTACGGCCGCGATCACGGCTTCGCCGTCTGGATCCGCGAACTGCTCGACGACCGCCTCGGGGACCGCTGA